In a single window of the Phocoena sinus isolate mPhoSin1 chromosome 7, mPhoSin1.pri, whole genome shotgun sequence genome:
- the XIRP2 gene encoding xin actin-binding repeat-containing protein 2 isoform X1, with translation MFPMQKGSLNLLRQKWESSDYQKNECSPRGSRCRLFQPQENKLLEPEGEAASVPGPPDPPNLPRSVGEEMLSSEPEEKFPEDKSDNSRDYGRPEVLKEDSLSGRRRIERFSIALDELRSVFEAPRSGNRQAGPAEYSQKEVEIERNLYSPTFKSQPGSQSDDSVKDSDKKGEETPFDKMSPESGHSHIFEVTAGPSKPARGFAEDGAAQREGVSDLQEVVSLKERMARYQAAVSKGDCRSFSTNVQEESEMCTVPGGLARVKKQFEKDKIASSSNTFTQYQYQHQDRSEQEVIRSSQVDIAGHSQEMERNEQETSKAHKIDVLGTEMVSHLEKHTVEINQASPLHQYVQETVIDTPEDEEIPKVSTKFLKEQFEKSAQEKVLYSDKETTPTKQIKIENEYEETLKPSSIVGTSSTSSTSTSQRKETSTTRYSDHSATSSTLAQVNATSSEKAEEFPPPPPDILQTPIDVTAFSQSPELPSPPRIPPVPKELYSKQRNLYELNRLYKHIHPELRKNLEKDYISEVSEIVSRQVNLGSSVSADVQQARYVFENTNDSSQKGLNSEREHLEWDEILKGDVQSMRWIFENQPLDSINNGSPDEDNISKGIADREIIAGGDVRYTTWMFETQPIDTLGDHSSVTEENAEKIPELARGDVCTARWMFETKPLDSMHKMHQSQEESVVTAIKNITGGDVKTVRYMFETQHLDQLRHLHSVDEVHLLQLRSELKEIRGNVKRSIKCFETQPLYVIRDGSGQMLEIKTVHREDVEKGDVRRARWMFETQPLDTINKDITEIKVIRGISMEENVKGGVSRAKWLFETQPLEKIKEESEEVIIEKETVIGTDVSRKCWMFETQPLDILKEVPDADPLRSEEIIGGDVQTTKHLFETLPIKALKDSPDVGKLQKITTSEEEKGDVRHQKWIFETQPLEEIREDKKECIRTVKLEEVDRGDVRNYTRIFESNNLIKFDASDKIEVEGVTRGAVELNKSLFETTPLYAIQDHLGKYHQVKTVQQEEILRGDVRSCRWLFETRPIDQFDESIHKFQIIRGISAQEIQTGNVKSAKWLFETQPLDAIKYFSNMEEVESKTEQATDIIKGDVKTCRWLFETLPMESLYEKVSLMTGSEEIHKGDVKACTWLFETQSLDSIKDDSEATVKLQTVKQEEIHGGDVRTACFLFETENLDSIKGEEGKEIKAVEMDIQAGDVSSLRHKFESQSLDSISSSSEDVLKKIKTLKTEDIQKGNVLNCRWLFENQPIDMIKESQEGDKLVKTVTDIQGGDVRKGCFIFETFSLDEIKEESDYISTKKTMTEEAIKGDVESYRMLFETQPLYAIQDGEGCYHEVTTVKKEEVVHGDVRGTRWLFETKPLDSINESETVYVIKSVTQEDVQKGDVSSVRYRFETQPLDQIAKEAHDIVPTVDYIQGGDVKTSKQFFESENLDKKTYIRTVSVNEIQKGNVKTSTWLFETHTLDELRGEGSGYENIKTVTQEDMQKGDVKQAVWLFENQTLDSIKEADESITKITKEEIPPSDVKTTTWLFETTPLHEFTENRVEKVEVIGKSIKETLEELYSQKVIEAPGIIIEADEVGDVRMAKYKLLNQASPEIQKEEIVRVDLRSIMVKLLSKRDCKKREILVSEEEKGNVNLTKTQLLNRSTEFHAEKEEIVSGDVQQAIKNLFSEEGSVKKGILIQEDERGDVHMTIYCLLHENAGDTIKREEVIGGDVKRTVHNLLSSVSNNKISERAKIDASERGNVQFFTTCIETGALDYLRQLQTWSNETLTARKQEKEEDVIGGDVEGTKLLLKKRQSQVERTVDETDIIPGDVHNTVKVFLTEPQSTSCKLPKEEIIKGDLKSTLNSLSQAISQKTVAKTEEIIKGDMLATLKSLKESSQKWKESKQPDVIPGDIEKVTECLEKTANTRMEILKKELIRDDLEASLRNLKEAQRAFKEVNNKSVIKEHVQSVMVGSEEEQKTENHQVAVQRDKKSVLQPRPGPFEPAARWQGGTDILNQTIGKSCHGDLREERTEVNLPKAPKGTVKIVIDREQNNDALEKNLRRLSNSQHKAIKNVLESGDGMGIWTDNTTEQHLRDERVSGQLTSTVSVREHLKTKESETVREQKKDAVFTQSIDKTIGKQQTGTCEVRNDHQKTEALPDKSPKNTKNTKTSTDTQSSKPSLTQGPVNNMARETCEVSEDFQKQTLLKQEMQYSNKDIKKKNVTPQPVWQTLPVDQDMSNVTEVKVAQKSHNKFKATDKKQADIHLKSQDFLMKTNTSKDLKMAMEMSFNSINCNPENNAKESEFPLPPPSPPPPLPSSSSAEIEFPLPPPPPFMMLPEKNVFLPSLSTEKIKAEFENFPGLPLPPPPEDEKFERECLAMFPPPPPPPAPSLKPAHLLSSSVQEKHSGAFIQYSQEEASSSQAKIITGKSGGRLPPPTLPKPKFPKQIADKKNHSSPKVELENSPPDMECKITPSKDQKRVIMASSSEHIETKQNVSRKSLDKRKQLSMDSTRSLSQTVPETSPPKEKLIAPLVKSHSFPAGSGQQSPKPYMRKFKTPLMIAEEKYRQQREELEKQKKQESSCYNLVKTESQNQNVSELKKEVLLLKTKEEVPLAGMDSGVTVAQTNPVSRSLSQVLGVCTDNQLSTTPAVTFTAKRLQHVPTASEDKDTVKKEVLQSSRDMIQSKSAREIKQSHQECRTQQTQQKKYLEQLHLPQSKPVSPSFKVKAIKLPTLDRKLNETNHSSESHERQAEVDVQTVTKQQYQETEKTEARTECSNQQLVAEKYYQLPTKEKTVTVKLPTESTEKSHESKLNIFHEERKEFRESESGNLPGSEETIQGPLMIGPKKEKLVVERKQERLNKSAQKVVKQKVTDAHLDSQTQNFQQTCIQTSESQGEHKKSPQPCNNLREEKCLGIKGIQQKQVFSNTKDSKQEITRDKSLFSSVRESQQDDGKCAVNILEFLRKREELQQILSRVKEFEAEPDKNGIKTFQMLLNIIPVWLLSEEKREYGVRIAMENNIEKIKEEIMHVKTQAEDMLVSCENIIQTAMISSKAGKQRNKATSVNETLSKVSNADVSYNKNTEQKENTIVEKTEHHQVATHQEATAQHHVKTHQEIKLVDAKASPPSLKTRPPSPTFITIESTARQTETSAKDKLSQSPEKDSFAEPSPRPVSQPPRILRANTSPSPPKSHSEQLVKLKDTTAKLSRGTIPASSITPVPIVEKRTEIITSPATLRRQIKIEARGRDSPPTITIPISVNHADSGSFRESMEAQEEERKVGKRATYVHKDGVNSTKRRVPDTVSFDTVEIIRQVEKPHLSEHVQRYEAANRTAQMAENVMNDHENEINGWFRGFEDGLGFDTKSNRRVYYANGEANHNIKQESHTFCKEEFGLSSLESASFTGFSHSHPRELQETMPVKPPSICSETRSLSELFSGVDAFESQAVGSKTMVSSSQGSEAGRSGFDFKHAPPTYEDVIAGHILDVSDSPTELRRNFQQTWQESERVFKNLGYATSDASATEMKTTFQEESAFMSETATPRQGNMYTLSEDGLSNGVPSSRQAEFS, from the exons GAGGTAATCCGTAGCAGCCAGGTCGACATTGCAGGacacagccaggaaatggaaagaaatgaacaagaaaCTTCCAAAGCACACAAAATTGATGTTCTTGGAACAGAAATG GTCTCTCATCTTGAAAAACACACTGTGGAAATAAATCAAGCTTCTCCACTCCATCAATATGTTCAAGAAACAG TCATAGATACACCTGAGGATGAAGAGATTCCAAAGGTTTCaactaagtttttaaaagaacaatttgAAAAGTCTGCCCAGGAAAAGGTCCTTTATTCTGACAAAGAGACGACTCCAACCAAGCAGATTAAG ATTGAAAATGAATACGAAGAGACTTTAAAGCCATCATCAATTGTGGGTACCTCTTCCACTTCTTCCACTTCAACCAGCCAGAGGAAGGAAACATCAACCACAAGATACAGTGACCACAGTGCCACTTCCTCGACTCTGGCACAAGTTAACGCCACTTCTTCGGAAAAGGCAGAAGaatttcctcctcccccacccgaCATACTTCAAACTCCAATAGATGTGACAGCATTCTCCCAGTCCCCTGAACTCCCCAGCCCTCCTAGAATACCACCAGTCCCCAAAGAATTATATTCCAAGCAAAGAAATTTGTATGAATTAAACCGTTTATATAAACACATCCATCCTGAGTTaagaaaaaacttagaaaaagatTATATCAGTGAGGTTTCTGAGATTGTTTCTCGTCAAGTGAACCTGGGGAGCTCAGTTTCAGCAGATGTGCAACAAGCCCGGTATGTTTTTGAAAATACGAATGACAGTTCTCAGAAAGGTCTGAACTCGGAAAGAGAACACTTGGAGTGGGATGAAATTCTGAAGGGGGACGTGCAGTCCATGAGATGGATCTTTGAGAATCAGCCATTAGATTCCATTAACAATGGCTCTCCAGATGAAGATAACATCTCCAAGGGCATTGCTGATCGAGAAATCATTGCTGGTGGTGATGTGAGATATACAACATGGATGTTTGAAACCCAGCCCATAGATACTCTGGGGGATCATTCTTCTGTCACTGAAGAAAATGCTGAGAAAATCCCTGAGCTAGCCAGAGGAGATGTCTGCACAGCGCGGTGGATGTTTGAAACAAAGCCATTAGACTCAATGCATAAAATGCATCAAAGTCAAGAAGAATCAGTAGTAACTGCCATAAAGAACATAACCGGGGGGGATGTCAAGACTGTGAGATACATGTTTGAAACTCAACATCTGGATCAACTTAGACACCTTCACTCAGTAGATGAGGTGCACCTACTGCAGCTCAGGTCTGAGCTCAAAGAAATTAGGGGAAATGTTAAGAGaagtataaaatgttttgaaactcaACCATTATATGTTATTAGAGATGGTTCAGGTCAAATGCTAGAAATTAAAACCGTTCACAGAGAAGATGTTGAAAAGGGGGATGTGAGAAGAGCACGTTGGATGTTTGAAACACAGCCCTTAGACACAATTAACAAGGATATAACAGAAATTAAAGTCATCAGAGGAATATCCATGGAAGAAAATGTCAAAGGTGGGGTGAGTAGGGCAAAGTGGTTATTTGAAACCCAACCTTTGGAGAAAATCAAAGAAGAGTCAGAAGAGGTCATCATTGAAAAGGAAACAGTAATAGGTACAGATGTCTCTAGAAAGTGTTGGATGTTTGAAACACAGCCATTAGATATTCTAAAAGAAGTTCCTGATGCAGACCCTCTAAGGTCTGAAGAGATAATAGGGGGTGATGTACAAACTACTAAGCATTTATTTGAAACACTtccaataaaggctttaaaagaTAGCCCTGATGTTGGAAAACTTCAAAAAATTACTACTTctgaagaagaaaagggggatGTTAGGCACCAGAAATGGATTTTTGAAACCCAACCTCTGGAAGAGAttagagaagataaaaaagaGTGCATACGAACAGTGAAACTTGAAGAGGTTGACAGAGGAGATGTAAGGAATTACACACGTATCTTTGAATCAAACAACTTAATTAAATTTGATGCATCGGATAAAATAGAGGTGGAAGGAGTCACAAGAGGTGCTGTGGAGTTAAATAAATCACTCTTTGAAACAACACCATTGTATGCCATTCAAGATCACCTTGGAAAATATCATCAAGTAAAGACAGTCCAGCAAGAAGAAATCCTAAGAGGGGATGTAAGAAGCTGTAGGTGGCTTTTTGAAACAAGGCCCATTGACCAGTTTGATGAAAGCATTCATAAATTTCAGATAATTAGAGGAATATCTGCTCAAGAAATACAGACTGGGAACGTGAAATCTGCTAAATGGCTGTTTGAAACCCAACCTCTTGATGCgattaaatattttagtaatatgGAAGAAGTAGAAAGTAAAACTGAACAAGCTACAGATATTATTAAAGGGGATGTCAAAACCTGTAGATGGCTTTTTGAAACCCTGCCAATGGAGTCTCTTTATGAAAAAGTTTCATTAATGACTGGCAGTGAAGAAATTCATAAAGGAGATGTCAAAGCCTGTACTTGGCTCTTTGAAACTCAGTCACTTGATTCCATAAAAGATGACTCCGAAGCAACAGTCAAATTGCAAACTGTAAAACAGGAGGAAATCCATGGTGGGGATGTTCGTACAGCATGCTTTCTTTTTGAGACAGAAAATTTGGACAGCataaaaggagaagaaggaaaggaaatcaagGCCGTGGAAATGGATATCCAAGCTGGGGATGTCTCCAGCCTGCGGCATAAATTTGAAAGCCAGTCCTTAGATTCTATAAGTTCCAGTTCAGAGGACGTTTTGAAAAAGATCAAAACCCTAAAGACTGAAGATATTCAGAAAGGCAATGTTTTAAACTGCAGGTGGCTTTTTGAAAACCAACCAATTGATATGATAAAAGAAAGCCAAGAAGGTGATAAATTAGTTAAGACAGTGACAGACATACAAGGTGGAGATGTAAGAAAGGGGTGCTTTATTTTTGAGACTTTTTCTTTAGATGAGATTAAAGAAGAATCTGACTATATTAGCACCAAGAAAACAATGACTGAAGAAGCAATAAAGGGTGACGTAGAAAGCTACAGAATGCTCTTTGAAACCCAGCCACTCTATGCAATTCAAGATGGAGAAGGGTGTTACCATGAAGTGACAACAGTTAAAAAAGAAGAGGTAGTTCATGGAGATGTACGAGGGACAAGGTGGCTTTTTGAAACGAAACCATTAGACTCCATTAATGAATCAGAGACTGTGTATGTTATTAAATCTGTCACACAAGAAGACGTTCAGAAGGGAGATGTTAGTTCTGTCAGATACAGATTTGAAACCCAGCCACTGGATCAGATTGCAAAAGAGGCGCATGATATTGTGCCCACTGTAGACTATATTCAAGGTGGGGATGTAAAGACAAGTAAACAATTCTTTGAGTCTGAAAATTTGGATAAGAAGACTTATATAAGAACAGTAAGTGTCAATGAAATACAAAAGGGCAATGTTAAAACATCTACTTGGCTATTTGAGACCCACACTCTAGATGAGCTGAGAGGAGAAGGGTCAGGATATGAAAATATCAAAACAGTCACCCAGGAAGATATGCAGAAAGGTGATGTGAAGCAGGCAGTATGGCTTTTTGAAAACCAAACTTTAGATTCTATTAAGGAAGCAGATGAAAGCATCACAAAAATCACCAAGGAAGAAATCCCTCCTTCTGATGTCAAGACAACTACATGGCTCTTTGAAACTACACCCCTTCATGAATTTACTGAAAATAGGGTAGAAAAGGTGGAAGTTATTGGCAAGAGCATTAAAGAAACCTTAGAAGAACTCTACTCTCAAAAAGTTATTGAGGCTCCTGGAATCATCATTGAAGCTGACGAAGTTGGGGATGTTCGAATGGCAAAATACAAGCTCCTGAATCAAGCCTCTCCTGagatacagaaagaagaaatcGTCAGGGTTGACCTCAGAAGTATAATGGTGAAGCTACTTTCCAAAAGAGACTGTAAGAAAAGAGAGATTTTGGTTagtgaagaagagaagggaaacgTTAATTTGACCAAAACTCAATTATTAAACAGATCAACAGAATTTCAtgctgaaaaagaagagatagtGAGTGGTGATGTCCAACAAGCGATAAAAAACCTGTTCTCCGAGGAAGGATCTGTAAAGAAAGGCATTTTGATTCAGGAAGATGAAAGAGGAGATGTTCACATGACTATCTATTGTCTTCTTCATGAAAATGCTGGTGACACAATTAAGCGTGAAGAAGTAATAGGGGGTGATGTAAAACGTACCGTTCATAATTTGCTATCTTCCGtatcaaacaataaaatatctgaaagggCTAAAATCGATGCCTCTGAGAGGGGAAATGTTCAGTTTTTTACAACATGCATAGAAACTGGAGCTTTGGATTATCTCAGACAGCTCCAGACATGGTCAAATGAAACACTAACAgctaggaaacaagaaaaagaggaagacgTAATTGGTGGCGATGTAGAAGGTACAAAACTGTTATTAAAGAAAAGGCAATCTCAGGTTGAACGTACTGTTGATGAAACTGACATCATCCCAGGAGATGTGCATAATACAGTTAAGGTTTTTCTGACAGAGCCTCAGAGTACATCTTGTAAGTTacccaaagaagaaatcataaaaggtGATTTGAAGTCAACCCTAAATTCCCTGAGCCAGGCCATAAGTCAGAAAACAGTggctaaaacagaagaaattataaaaggtGACATGCTGGCCACACTCAAGTCACTTAAGGAATCAAGccaaaaatggaaagaatctAAACAGCCTGATGTCATCCCTGGGGATATAGAGAAAGTTACTGAATGCCTTGAAAAGACTGCAAACACAAGGATGGAAATCCTGAAAAAGGAGCTTATCCGAGATGACCTTGAGGCATCATTAAGGAACCTAAAAGAAGCACAAAGAGCTTTCAAAGAGGTAAATAATAAAAGTGTAATCAAAGAACATGTGCAATCTGTGATGGTAGGATCTGAGGAAGAGCAGAAAACCGAGAATCATCAGGTGGCTGTCCAGAGGGACAAAAAAAGCGTTCTTCAGCCAAGACCAGGACCATTTGAGCCGGCAGCCAGGTGGCAGGGGGGAACAGACATTCTTAATCAAACTATAGGCAAATCTTGTCATGGGGatttaagagaagaaagaactgaGGTTAATCTTCCAAAAGCCCCCAAGGGCACCGTAAAGATTGTCATAGATCGTGAACAAAACAATGACGCTCTTGAGAAAAACCTTAGAAGGCTATCTAATTCACAGCACAAAGCTATTAAAAATGTGTTGGAATCAGGAGACGGAATGGGTATCTGGACTGATAACACAACAGAGCAACATCTTAGAGATGAACGTGTGAGTGGACAACTGACTTCAACTGTGTCAGTTAGGGAACATCTAAAAACCAAGGAATCAGAGACAGTGAGAGAACAGAAGAAGGATGCTGTCTTTACCCAATCTATTGATAAAACAATTGGAAAGCAGCAGACTGGAACTTGTGAAGTGAGGAATGACCACCAGAAGACTGAGGCTTTACCTGACAAGAGTcctaaaaataccaaaaacactAAAACATCAACAGATACACAAAGCTCTAAGCCCAGTTTAACCCAGGGTCCAGTCAACAACATGGCTAGAGAAACATGTGAAGTTTCAGAGGACTTTCAGAAGCAGACTCTGTTAAAGCAAGAAATGCAATATTctaataaagatataaagaaaaagaacgtGACCCCTCAACCAGTGTGGCAGACTTTGCCTGTGGATCAAGACATGTCAAATGTAACAGAAGTGAAAGTCGCCCAAAAAAGCCACAATAAATTTAAGGCAACTGACAAAAAGCAGGCTGATATTCATCTGAAAAGCCAGGACTTTCTAATGAAGACAAATACTTCCAAAGACTTAAAAATGGCGATGGAAATGTCCTTTAATTCAATCAACTGTAACCCtgaaaataatgcaaaagaaagTGAGTTCCCtcttccacctccatctccacctcctcCCCTACCTTCCAGTTCATCAGCTGAAATTgaatttcctcttcctcctccacctcctttcATGATGTTGcctgaaaaaaatgtgtttcttcccTCACTGTCCACAGAGAAGATAAAGGCTGAATTTGAGAATTTCCCaggcctccctcttcctccaccaCCAGAAGATGAGAAGTTTGAAAGAGAATGTCTAGCAATGTTTCCACCACCTCCCCCTCCGCCAGCTCCATCTCTAAAACCAGCAcatctcctttcctcttctgttcAAGAAAAGCACAGTGGAGCATTCATACAATATTCCCAAGAAGAAGCCTCAAGCTCTCAGGCTAAAATCATAACAGGAAAATCTGGAGGACGTTTGCCACCTCCCACACTCCCCAAACCCAAATTTCCCAAGCAGATAGCAGATAAGAAGAATCATAGTTCCCCAAAAGTTGAATTGGAAAATTCACCACCAGATATGGAATGTAAAATTACTCCCTCAAAGGATCAGAAAAGAGTAATAATGGCAAGTAGCAGTGAACACATAGAGACAAAGCAGAACGTATCTAGAAAAAGTcttgataaaagaaaacaattatctATGGACTCTACAAGGTCTCTCTCACAGACAGTTCCAGAAACTTCACCACCCAAGGAAAAACTGATAGCACCTCTCGTAAAATCTCATTCATTTCCAGCAGGTTCAGGACAGCAAAGTCCTAAACCTTATATGAGAAAATTTAAGACGCCTTTAATGATAGCTGAAGAAAAATACAGACAACAAAGAGAAGaacttgaaaaacagaaaaaacaggaGAGTTCTTGCTACAACCTAGTCAAAACAGAAAGCCAAAATCAAAACGTATCAGAGTTGAAAAAGGAAGTGCTGTTACTAAAAACAAAGGAGGAGGTCCCCCTAGCCGGAATGGATTCAGGGGTCACTGTGGCCCAAACCAACCCAGTCTCTCGAAGTCTTTCTCAAGTACTAGGAGTGTGTACCGATAACCAGCTTTCCACAACACCAGCAGTGACATTCACTGCCAAGAGGCTCCAACATGTTCCAACAGCCTCAGAAGACAAAGATACCGTGAAAAAGGAAGTTTTGCAGAGCTCAAGGGACATGATCCAATCTAAATCAGCTCGTGAAATTAAACAGAGTCACCAAGAATGTAGGACACAGCAAACACAACAGAAGAAGTATCTGGAGCAGCTGCACTTGCCCCAAAGCAAACCAGTTTCCCCCAGTTTCAAAGTTAAAGCCATCAAGCTTCCAACTCTAGACCGTAAGTTAAATGAAACAAACCACAGCTCTGAAAGCCATGAAAGGCAAGCTGAAGTTGATGTTCAAACCGTTACCAAACAACAGTACCAGGAAACcgagaaaacagaagcaaggaCTGAATGTAGCAATCAGCAATTGGTGGCTGAAAAATATTATCAGTTACCGACGAAGGAGAAGACAGTAACAGTAAAACTGCCTACAGAATCCACAGAGAAAAGCCACGAAAGTAAGCTCAATATATTTCACGAGGAGCGAAAAGAATTTAGAGAATCTGAGAGTGGGAACCTTCCAGGAAGTGAAGAAACAATTCAGGGACCACTGATGATTGGTCCgaagaaagaaaaactagtagttgaaagaaaacaagaacgTTTGAATAAATCAGCCCAGAAGGTAGTCAAACAAAAGGTTACTGATGCACATCTTGATTCACAGACTCAGAATTTTCAGCAAACATGTATACAGACTTCTGAAAGTCAAGGTGAACATAAAAAGTCGCCCCAGCCATGTAATAATCTGCGGGAAGAAAAATGTCTTGGCATCAAGGGCATACAACAGAAACAAGTCTTTTCTAACACTAAAGATTCAAAGCAAGAGATTACACGGGACAaatctttattttcctctgtgaGAGAATCCCAGCAGGATGATGGAAAATGTGCTGTAAATATATTGGAATTCTTGAGAAAACGTGAAGAACTACAACAGATTCTGTCTAGGGTAAAAGAGTTTGAAGCAGAGCCAGATAAAAATGGCATTAAAACATTTCAGATGCTCTTAAATATTATTCCAGTATGGCtattaagtgaagaaaaaagagaatatggAGTTCGCATTGCTATGGAGAATAACAtagaaaaaatcaaagaagaaataatgcaCGTTAAAACTCAGGCAGAGGATATGCTTGTGTCCTGTGAAAATATAATTCAAACAGCCATGATATCCTCTAAAGcaggaaagcagagaaataaaGCTACTAGTGTTAATGAAACATTATCTAAAGTGTCTAATGCTGATGTCAGCTATAATAAAAACACTgagcagaaagaaaatacaattgtAGAAAAAACAGAGCACCACCAAGTAGCAACTCATCAAGAAGCAACTGCTCAGCATCATGTGAAAACCCATCAGGAAATTAAACTAGTTGATGCCAAGGCTTCTCCTCCCTCTTTAAAAACACGCCCGCCATCACCAACTTTCATAACAATCGAGTCTACTGCACGGCAAACAGAAACCTCTGCTAAGGATAAGCTTTCCCAGTCCCCTGAAAAGGACAGTTTTGCTGAACCATCACCAAGACCTGTGTCACAACCACCTAGAATTCTCAGAGCAAATACCTCCCCGTCTCCACCCAAGAGTCACTCGGAACAGCTTGTCAAACTCAAAGACACCACTGCGAAGTTATCCAGGGGGACCATCCCAGCTTCATCCATAACCCCGGTTCCCATTGTAGAGAAGAGGACTGAGATCATCACATCTCCTGCAACACTTCGTCGTCAAATTAAGATAGAGGCTCGTGGTAGGGACTCTCCACCTACAATCACAATACCTATAAGTGTAAATCACGCTGATAGTGGTTCCTTCAGAGAATCCATGGAAGctcaagaggaagaaaggaaagtagGGAAAAGGGCGACTTACGTTCACAAAGATGGAGTAAATTCCACTAAGCGCAGAGTGCCAGATACTGTGAGTTTTGACACAGTCGAAATCATCCGCCAAGTCGAAAAACCTCACCTATCAGAGCACGTGCAGAGGTATGAAGCTGCCAACCGGACTGCTCAAATGGCTGAAAATGTCATGAATGaccatgaaaatgaaataaacggATGGTTCAGGGGATTTGAGGATGGCCTAGGTTTTGACACAAAGTCAAATAGAAGAGTTTATTATGCAAATGGAGAAGCAAACCAtaatataaaacaagaaagtCATACATTTTGTAAGGAGGAATTTGGATTATCATCTTTAGAAAGCGCTAGCTTTACCGGCTTTTCTCACAGTCATCCTAGAGAGCTGCAAGAAACGATGCCTGTTAAGCCGCCCAGCATCTGCTCTGAAACAAGATCTCTAAGTGAACTTTTCTCAGGTGTGGATGCATTTGAGAGTCAAGCTGTTGGGTCGAAGACGATGGTCTCTTCATCACAAGGCTCAGAAGCTGGCAGATCTGGCTTTGACTTCAAGCACGCCCCACCAACCTATGAGGATGTCATCGCTGGCcatattttagatgtttctgaTTCACCTACAGAACTCAGGAGGAATTTTCAACAGACGTGGCAGGAGAgtgaaagagtttttaaaaacctggGCTATGCAACCTCAGATGCTTCTGCAACTGAGATGAAAACCACCTTCCAAGAGGAATCTGCATTTATGAGTG aaactgCAACTCCAAGACAAGGAAATATGTATACTTTGTCAGAAGACGGTTTATCCAATGGAGTGCCTAGTAGCAGACAGGCAGAGTTTTCATAA